From the Priestia koreensis genome, one window contains:
- a CDS encoding tetratricopeptide repeat protein — MNFHPEAGQTIRLFKNTYSFAKHPAVFGMDMPYGQEGRQGTVYQLINGQISGLQNKKALKVFRDRFKNKQQSNIAKQIASFATMYGLSVCERHVVTKECHATLLSHEEDLEFSLIMPWIDGPTWSDILLDDQILSEETCLHISCALVFTLKSMEEKGLAHCDLSSSNVLIPYLSHERSSSFSHIELVDIEEMYASHLSKPKALPGGSLGYAADYIKEGVWSEKADRFSGAILLVEMLTWFDESVRELKADDISYFNPEEIQQLSHKYEVVKAAVQNMLGDAGSHLFEQVWQSKSLEDCPSFKDWWDIFPEHAKTHIETNYANVTAQKKIPVSTPSFSLSSILAISASFELMGNRRAAIAEYQYLLEAFPEQRAIVEEIHLLLNEEPLASVRQDFELADYLEAAPHFEKLGELEKAMLFYERAYSLPSSDEVTKNELQIIIDELKQKVAEQKQSANHKLNEPFVPSFQTPLSTEINANPSSKRKFPFISLAKVKWILIAIGILFAVSTSTWIYQYVENKKWEESIQKGAQSFDDGNLEAARTYIQEAIEKKPTEELYAKMATILISEAKYSSAATYLTNLVARNQISEKNQEAYYLIGRAYFLTDNYQAASAYYEKAKEGKKSEYEQDVLRDLAVSYGKMEQYDKANNIVNRLNSSKPTAKAFKSNLKGELYMLKSQLNLAKDSFREAVKLDPKKNRYVQNLANTYIAINQTNQIDDQTKEFNYAEAIRLISSLIQSDVSNATNFAYLTQLAQLYQGFGLYYKAKNNPLSQKQFEAAVDYYKQADVLTFNQDNLVNMASIYDQLKQYDQSSKVYDRILIKNPSYGHGYYLYGISKLYQKKYEDAKELLKKSVQFNTDPIEITEAKKKLTELKQKGYGT, encoded by the coding sequence ATGAACTTTCATCCAGAAGCTGGTCAAACCATTCGCTTATTTAAAAACACATACTCTTTTGCCAAACACCCTGCTGTTTTTGGAATGGATATGCCTTATGGCCAGGAAGGTCGCCAAGGAACTGTTTATCAACTCATAAATGGACAGATCTCGGGCTTGCAAAACAAAAAAGCGCTAAAGGTGTTTCGAGATCGATTTAAAAATAAACAGCAGAGTAACATTGCGAAACAAATTGCTTCATTTGCAACAATGTATGGCTTATCTGTATGTGAAAGACATGTTGTGACGAAAGAATGTCATGCTACATTGTTATCACACGAAGAAGACTTAGAGTTTTCACTCATCATGCCATGGATTGATGGTCCTACATGGTCAGATATTCTGCTTGATGATCAGATCCTTTCAGAGGAAACGTGTTTGCATATTTCATGTGCACTCGTATTTACCCTAAAAAGCATGGAAGAGAAAGGTCTCGCTCACTGTGATCTGTCTTCTAGTAATGTCCTCATTCCCTATTTATCACATGAACGATCTTCATCGTTTTCTCATATTGAATTAGTAGACATAGAAGAAATGTATGCTTCTCATTTATCAAAACCTAAAGCTCTTCCGGGAGGATCGCTAGGTTACGCTGCCGATTACATCAAAGAAGGAGTATGGTCTGAGAAGGCAGATCGATTTTCCGGAGCAATTCTTCTTGTCGAAATGCTAACCTGGTTCGATGAGAGTGTGCGAGAGTTAAAGGCAGACGACATTAGTTATTTTAATCCCGAAGAAATTCAGCAATTATCTCATAAATATGAAGTGGTGAAAGCGGCTGTACAGAACATGCTTGGAGATGCAGGAAGCCACCTTTTTGAACAGGTTTGGCAAAGTAAATCTCTAGAAGATTGTCCATCTTTTAAAGATTGGTGGGATATCTTCCCGGAGCATGCAAAGACACATATTGAAACAAATTATGCAAACGTCACTGCTCAAAAGAAGATCCCTGTTTCAACACCATCTTTTAGCTTATCATCCATTTTAGCCATTTCAGCTTCATTTGAATTAATGGGAAACCGAAGGGCAGCTATTGCGGAGTATCAATATCTTTTGGAGGCGTTCCCTGAACAGCGCGCAATTGTAGAAGAAATTCACTTGCTGTTGAACGAGGAACCGTTAGCTTCTGTTCGCCAGGACTTTGAGTTAGCTGATTATTTAGAGGCTGCTCCACATTTTGAAAAGCTAGGCGAGCTTGAAAAGGCGATGCTTTTTTACGAACGCGCTTACTCGTTGCCTTCTTCCGATGAGGTAACAAAAAATGAACTCCAAATAATTATTGATGAGCTAAAGCAAAAAGTCGCAGAGCAAAAGCAATCTGCAAATCATAAGCTGAACGAGCCGTTTGTTCCTTCTTTTCAAACACCGCTCAGTACAGAAATAAACGCTAATCCATCTTCAAAACGCAAATTTCCCTTTATTTCACTAGCAAAAGTGAAATGGATTTTAATTGCAATCGGAATACTGTTCGCCGTTTCAACTTCTACTTGGATATATCAGTACGTGGAAAATAAGAAGTGGGAAGAATCGATTCAAAAAGGTGCACAATCGTTTGATGATGGAAACCTTGAAGCAGCAAGAACTTACATACAAGAGGCAATCGAAAAGAAGCCTACGGAAGAACTATATGCAAAAATGGCGACCATTTTAATTAGTGAAGCCAAATACAGTAGCGCTGCCACTTATTTAACAAACTTAGTTGCGCGTAATCAGATTTCAGAGAAAAACCAAGAAGCTTACTATTTAATAGGACGTGCGTACTTTTTAACCGATAACTATCAAGCAGCAAGTGCCTATTACGAAAAAGCAAAAGAGGGCAAAAAGAGTGAATACGAACAAGATGTTCTGCGCGACCTTGCTGTTAGCTATGGAAAGATGGAGCAGTACGACAAGGCAAATAACATTGTCAATCGCTTAAATTCATCTAAACCCACAGCTAAAGCGTTCAAATCGAACTTAAAAGGCGAATTGTATATGCTGAAAAGTCAATTGAACTTGGCAAAGGATTCTTTTCGTGAGGCAGTGAAGCTCGATCCTAAAAAAAATCGCTATGTTCAAAACCTAGCGAATACGTATATTGCTATTAATCAGACGAATCAAATTGACGATCAGACAAAAGAGTTTAACTATGCAGAGGCGATACGTTTGATAAGTAGCCTAATTCAAAGCGATGTGAGCAACGCTACTAATTTTGCCTACCTTACACAGCTTGCACAGTTGTATCAAGGGTTTGGATTATACTACAAGGCGAAAAATAATCCTCTTAGTCAAAAACAGTTTGAGGCCGCTGTTGATTACTATAAGCAAGCTGATGTTTTAACGTTTAATCAAGATAACCTTGTAAACATGGCTTCTATTTACGATCAACTAAAGCAGTATGATCAATCAAGTAAGGTTTATGATCGAATTCTGATCAAAAATCCTAGTTATGGACACGGCTATTATTTATATGGTATTTCAAAGCTTTATCAAAAAAAGTATGAAGACGCCAAAGAACTTCTAAAGAAATCAGTCCAGTTCAATACGGATCCGATCGAAATAACGGAGGCCAAAAAGAAGCTGACTGAGTTAAAGCAAAAGGGATACGGAACGTAA
- the ald gene encoding alanine dehydrogenase — protein sequence MIIGVPTEIKNNENRVALTPAGVNALINNGHTVLVQSEAGMGSGFTNEDYTSAGATIVSQAADVWAQSEMIMKVKEPLASEYDHFRPGLILFTYLHLAAEPALARALTDKGVTAIAYETVQVGRALPLLTPMSEVAGRMAAQIGAQFLEKPKGGKGILLAGVPGVSRGKVTIIGGGVVGTNAAKLAIGLGADVTLVDLSLERLRQIDDIFGNQIKTLVSNPLNIADAVAEADLLICAVLIPGAKAPKLVTEEMVKSMKPGSVIVDVAIDQGGIVETVDHITTHDQPTYEKHGVVHYAVANMPGAVPRTSTIALTNATVPYAIEIANKGVLKAIVENPSLRLGLNVANGAITYEAVARDLGYEYVTVEKALEKELTAL from the coding sequence ATGATTATTGGAGTACCTACAGAGATTAAAAATAATGAAAACCGCGTTGCGCTTACACCAGCAGGAGTTAACGCATTAATCAATAATGGCCATACCGTGCTTGTTCAATCTGAAGCTGGAATGGGTAGCGGATTCACAAACGAAGATTATACATCAGCTGGGGCAACGATTGTTTCTCAGGCAGCCGATGTTTGGGCACAATCTGAGATGATCATGAAAGTTAAAGAACCTCTTGCAAGCGAATATGATCACTTCCGTCCGGGCTTAATTTTATTCACGTACCTTCACTTAGCAGCAGAACCTGCTTTAGCTCGTGCGCTAACAGACAAAGGCGTAACTGCTATCGCTTATGAAACGGTTCAAGTAGGACGTGCTCTTCCATTGTTAACACCGATGAGTGAAGTAGCTGGACGTATGGCTGCTCAAATCGGCGCGCAGTTCTTAGAAAAGCCAAAAGGTGGTAAAGGTATTTTATTAGCAGGCGTTCCTGGAGTGAGCCGTGGTAAAGTAACCATCATTGGTGGTGGTGTTGTAGGAACAAACGCTGCAAAACTTGCAATCGGACTAGGTGCAGATGTAACGTTAGTCGATTTAAGCTTAGAACGTTTGCGTCAAATTGATGATATTTTCGGTAATCAAATTAAAACATTGGTTTCAAATCCATTAAATATTGCTGATGCTGTAGCAGAAGCGGACCTCTTAATCTGTGCGGTCTTAATCCCAGGTGCTAAAGCGCCTAAGCTTGTTACGGAAGAAATGGTTAAATCTATGAAGCCAGGTTCTGTAATTGTAGACGTAGCAATTGACCAAGGTGGAATTGTTGAAACCGTTGATCATATTACGACACATGATCAGCCTACTTATGAGAAGCACGGAGTTGTTCACTACGCAGTAGCAAATATGCCGGGTGCAGTGCCTCGAACTTCAACAATTGCGCTGACGAATGCAACGGTTCCTTACGCAATCGAGATCGCAAATAAAGGTGTACTAAAAGCCATTGTTGAAAATCCTTCCCTTCGCTTAGGTTTAAACGTAGCAAACGGAGCGATCACTTATGAAGCTGTTGCTCGTGATCTTGGCTATGAATACGTGACGGTTGAAAAAGCATTGGAAAAAGAATTAACAGCTCTATAA
- the pdxK gene encoding pyridoxine/pyridoxal/pyridoxamine kinase → MTVYKALTVAGSDSSGGAGLQADLKTFQELGVYGMSALTTIVAMDPDRNWAHDVFPQDAKTLEPQLKTIVKGVGIQAMKTGMLGAVDIIELTAKTIDEYSIKNVVIDPVMICKGEDEVLHPETAESLRDLLVPRATVVTPNLFEAGQLSGLGAITTVDQMKEAAKKIHALGAKYVLIKGGNKLAHEKAIDLLYDGKEFEILESERIETTNTHGAGCTYSAAITAELAKGKSVREAIHVAKEFITEAIRHSFPLNQYVGPTNHGAYRNKKQGVTM, encoded by the coding sequence ATGACAGTATACAAAGCCCTAACAGTTGCAGGCTCCGATAGCAGCGGTGGCGCAGGACTTCAAGCTGATTTAAAAACATTTCAAGAGCTAGGCGTATACGGTATGTCTGCATTAACAACCATTGTAGCAATGGACCCAGATCGTAATTGGGCACATGATGTTTTCCCTCAAGATGCAAAAACACTTGAGCCACAATTAAAAACCATTGTAAAAGGTGTAGGAATTCAAGCAATGAAAACCGGTATGCTTGGTGCGGTTGATATTATTGAATTAACAGCGAAAACAATTGACGAATACAGCATTAAAAATGTGGTCATTGACCCTGTTATGATTTGTAAAGGTGAAGATGAAGTTCTTCATCCAGAAACAGCAGAAAGTCTTCGTGACCTTCTTGTTCCCCGTGCAACAGTGGTGACACCGAATCTTTTTGAAGCAGGTCAATTAAGTGGACTAGGTGCCATTACAACGGTGGATCAAATGAAAGAAGCAGCGAAGAAAATTCATGCCTTAGGTGCTAAATATGTGTTAATTAAAGGCGGAAATAAGCTTGCACATGAGAAAGCAATCGATCTTCTTTATGATGGCAAGGAATTTGAAATTTTAGAATCAGAACGTATTGAAACAACTAATACGCACGGTGCTGGCTGTACGTATTCAGCTGCTATTACAGCTGAACTTGCAAAAGGAAAGTCTGTTCGTGAAGCGATTCATGTAGCGAAAGAATTTATCACGGAAGCGATTCGTCACTCGTTCCCATTAAATCAATATGTAGGCCCAACAAATCATGGGGCTTATCGCAATAAAAAACAAGGCGTAACAATGTAA
- the qoxD gene encoding cytochrome aa3 quinol oxidase subunit IV encodes MAGNKNAQASHHGHDGFPWKHLIGFIISLALTFVAVFIAFETDLSKTAIMSGIIILAVLQALLQLIMFMHVTESESGKVQVVNMAFAFFIAIAVVAGSIWVMSFGMTGM; translated from the coding sequence ATGGCAGGTAATAAAAACGCACAAGCGAGCCATCATGGTCATGATGGTTTCCCTTGGAAGCATTTAATCGGGTTTATTATTTCATTAGCACTGACATTTGTAGCAGTTTTTATCGCGTTTGAAACGGACCTTTCAAAAACAGCGATTATGTCAGGAATCATCATCTTGGCTGTACTACAAGCACTTCTTCAGTTAATCATGTTCATGCACGTAACTGAAAGTGAAAGTGGTAAGGTACAAGTGGTAAATATGGCTTTTGCATTCTTCATTGCGATTGCTGTAGTGGCAGGTTCCATTTGGGTAATGTCATTCGGTATGACTGGAATGTAA
- a CDS encoding vWA domain-containing protein produces the protein MKYNIQATQQTPAYIIYLLDISASMNQLMESKGEHKRRMDVVTDALHAAIRQMVFRSTKGSRLSPRYRISILAYSDNVFDVLGGVKGIDEVARMKPLENIPTQRLTNTAKAFEQAEKILLEELPNLQNCPAPLICHMTDGAFTGEDPTPVVKRIMNLHVPDGNVLVENIFISDEIVSSPVENSKKWPGIMPSTELDEEYGNKLKMLSSPLPESYREMMMETGYKIQPGALMMLPGTNADLVSLGFQMSAATPVR, from the coding sequence ATGAAATATAACATTCAAGCCACACAGCAGACGCCAGCATACATCATCTATTTACTCGATATTAGCGCGTCCATGAATCAGTTAATGGAGTCAAAGGGAGAGCATAAAAGACGAATGGATGTTGTTACAGATGCCTTGCATGCTGCCATCCGCCAAATGGTCTTTCGGTCAACGAAGGGAAGTCGATTAAGCCCAAGATATCGAATTTCCATTTTAGCGTATAGTGATAACGTATTTGACGTTCTCGGAGGAGTGAAAGGGATTGATGAGGTAGCAAGAATGAAGCCGCTAGAAAACATCCCGACTCAGAGGTTAACGAATACGGCCAAAGCATTTGAGCAAGCGGAAAAAATTCTATTGGAGGAACTACCTAATTTACAAAATTGCCCTGCTCCTCTTATTTGTCATATGACGGACGGAGCATTTACAGGTGAGGATCCTACACCGGTAGTGAAACGAATCATGAATTTACATGTTCCTGATGGGAATGTTTTGGTGGAAAATATTTTTATTTCCGATGAAATTGTTTCTTCACCAGTCGAAAATTCGAAAAAATGGCCTGGTATTATGCCATCTACTGAGCTCGATGAGGAATACGGGAATAAGCTAAAAATGCTGTCTAGCCCGTTACCTGAAAGCTACCGTGAAATGATGATGGAAACGGGTTATAAAATTCAACCTGGAGCACTTATGATGCTTCCTGGTACGAATGCTGATCTTGTTTCGCTTGGATTTCAAATGTCAGCTGCCACACCAGTACGATAG
- the essC gene encoding type VII secretion protein EssC, whose amino-acid sequence MKKSPFFTRSPRLKLSLPTGKVTVHRPKSEPIQPAFSIETMLIPIFLTLATIGVMFYLSKTMNSNSMYPIFMMAMSIPMVGSYLATIILFFKRKKKHEMEIEEHREEYIHQIADHRQELQRIYDLQRVFLRENDPSINECLKRIKGRKSSLWERTPNTEDFLNIRIGLGEKPFEVELEVPTQEGYDINPLIEEAQQLQADFRLMRDVPISVPLREKRVIGLVGDEAEILELTRSIILQLVTHHSPDEVKLITAYHATEQQQWNWMRWLPHIWNENRDMRYIAEDREMAQRLFEQLYTKLNIRKLEQQGKVNTSPLHTPEYVFFLPYLELLEDDALLPLLLKEGEKIGACTLLMAAQKEMLPMECEVIIEVSEGEAKIYETFSKLRDEEESLFSGAEKVMVDHLTLQEANQAARSMAPLKVKKSTAGVVPKVLTFLEMYGVQRVEELNAHNRWNRNRFPTSLPVPIGVREGGKPVTLNIHDKIEKKGHGPHGLMAGTTGSGKSEVIQSLILSLATTYHPHDVAFMLIDYKGGGMSNTFHDLPHVVATITNLEDANLISRAKVSLRAELERRQKIFKRTGNFQHIDEYFLSEFRQKEPLPHLFIIIDEFAQLKKDQPEFMDELVSIAAIGRTLGVHLLLATQKPAGVVDEKIWSNSRFRICLRVQDESDSREMIKIPNASHITNAGRAYLQVGNNEVLEYFQSAWSGAPYEPTANEDEEEAVVGEVQLDGSVVYKQKLSVQKTTSKKQIQVLINYLKEEAQKSNIERLAGPWLQPLPNRISFPHYAGMTQRKEKWGHVKTTLTASVGLVDDTPNQSQYPLLMNLSEGHLLVYGMPGSGKTSFIQTLMMSLTTAYSPKELNMYLLDFGRQMRAFSVFPHVGDVIYEEEKEKIKRMFTFLLRELKDRKELFSTVGATTFESYNQSKNNHIPAIVLLIDGYSSLKSLYPEEHEQLEVFLREGAAYGMIMVVTTNQTGDMYERYRNNFASVVTFELTDMTDYYFAVGRPHIQTSDLPAGRGFVKGSNPPLSFQSFLPYEGDSELEKSAYIRRVGNAMSDEWGDEHAKSIPTLPKEVYLENLETAADPTSLAIAIDVDDLQTQSLQLRDGENVLITGRVESGKTSLLQSMLLRMCDQFSPDAIDIFLIDLEPKASGLSGYSTFPHIKGFAMDFSQVSSLFEEVETIISERKPHNIGMAESLSEEVTPPVVVIIDDAEHFMQEMSLDFEGKDRLERLIKEGRQKNVHFIMAGSLTAMNSYTHEAWFMNFKKKFTGFLLGSTLSNDLYFFNIRLPHDETDRELPAGDGFLIKGKHTKIRTAYPYGPTLDKKQWENRILYEHNYNSNGQKV is encoded by the coding sequence ATGAAGAAATCACCTTTTTTTACTCGGTCACCAAGATTAAAGCTATCGTTGCCAACAGGTAAAGTTACGGTTCATCGACCGAAGAGTGAGCCGATACAGCCTGCATTTTCAATCGAGACGATGCTGATCCCTATTTTCCTCACACTTGCTACCATAGGCGTCATGTTTTATTTATCTAAAACCATGAACAGTAACAGTATGTATCCTATTTTTATGATGGCGATGAGTATACCGATGGTGGGATCTTACTTAGCAACGATTATATTGTTTTTTAAACGTAAAAAGAAACATGAAATGGAGATAGAAGAACATCGAGAAGAATACATACATCAAATTGCTGATCATCGACAAGAACTACAGCGCATTTACGATCTTCAACGCGTTTTCTTAAGAGAAAATGATCCAAGCATTAACGAGTGCTTGAAGCGAATAAAAGGTCGAAAGAGCTCTCTGTGGGAACGAACGCCCAATACTGAGGATTTTTTAAACATTCGTATCGGATTAGGAGAAAAGCCATTTGAGGTTGAGTTAGAAGTCCCAACACAGGAAGGGTATGACATTAATCCTCTAATTGAAGAAGCACAACAGCTGCAAGCAGATTTTCGCTTGATGCGAGATGTTCCTATATCTGTTCCACTACGAGAAAAGCGCGTCATTGGACTAGTTGGAGATGAAGCAGAGATATTAGAGCTTACTCGTTCTATCATTCTTCAGCTCGTTACGCATCATTCCCCTGATGAAGTAAAGCTCATAACGGCTTACCATGCAACGGAACAGCAGCAGTGGAATTGGATGAGATGGCTTCCGCATATTTGGAATGAAAATCGAGATATGAGGTATATTGCGGAGGATAGAGAAATGGCTCAAAGGCTGTTTGAACAACTCTATACGAAGCTAAATATCCGAAAGCTAGAACAACAAGGGAAAGTGAACACATCGCCTTTGCACACGCCTGAGTATGTTTTCTTTTTGCCCTACTTAGAGCTTTTAGAGGATGATGCGCTACTGCCACTTCTTTTAAAAGAAGGTGAAAAGATAGGCGCATGTACCTTGTTAATGGCTGCTCAAAAAGAAATGCTGCCGATGGAGTGTGAAGTCATTATTGAAGTGAGTGAAGGGGAGGCAAAGATATACGAAACATTCTCAAAGTTACGTGATGAGGAGGAAAGTCTTTTTTCAGGTGCAGAAAAAGTGATGGTAGATCATCTTACTTTACAAGAGGCAAATCAAGCTGCTCGCTCGATGGCTCCTTTAAAGGTAAAAAAATCAACAGCAGGTGTTGTACCGAAAGTTTTAACTTTTTTAGAGATGTATGGCGTACAGCGAGTAGAAGAACTAAATGCTCATAATCGCTGGAATCGAAATCGTTTTCCAACATCGTTGCCCGTACCTATTGGTGTTCGAGAAGGTGGGAAGCCCGTGACGCTCAATATCCACGATAAAATTGAGAAAAAAGGTCACGGTCCACATGGATTAATGGCTGGAACAACAGGATCAGGAAAGAGTGAGGTCATTCAGTCCCTTATTTTATCATTAGCAACGACTTATCATCCGCATGACGTGGCATTCATGCTCATTGATTATAAGGGAGGCGGAATGTCCAATACATTCCACGATCTTCCTCACGTAGTGGCAACCATTACGAATCTTGAAGATGCGAATTTAATTAGTCGAGCAAAGGTTTCACTTCGCGCAGAACTAGAGAGAAGACAAAAAATCTTTAAGCGTACAGGGAATTTCCAGCATATTGATGAGTACTTTTTATCAGAATTTCGTCAAAAGGAACCACTCCCACATCTTTTTATTATAATTGACGAATTTGCACAGCTAAAAAAAGATCAGCCCGAGTTTATGGATGAGCTTGTTAGTATAGCTGCTATCGGTCGTACGTTAGGTGTTCATTTGCTGCTGGCTACTCAGAAGCCAGCAGGTGTGGTGGATGAAAAAATTTGGAGCAACTCTCGCTTTCGAATTTGCCTTCGCGTTCAAGATGAGAGTGACAGTCGCGAAATGATTAAAATACCCAATGCCTCTCATATTACAAATGCAGGCCGAGCTTACCTCCAAGTGGGAAACAACGAAGTATTAGAGTATTTTCAGTCCGCCTGGAGCGGTGCACCGTATGAGCCCACGGCTAATGAAGACGAAGAAGAAGCTGTTGTAGGTGAAGTGCAATTAGATGGATCAGTTGTTTACAAACAAAAATTATCGGTTCAAAAAACGACGTCTAAAAAGCAAATTCAGGTACTGATTAATTATTTGAAAGAAGAAGCACAAAAAAGCAACATTGAGCGACTAGCAGGCCCTTGGTTACAGCCTTTACCAAATAGGATTTCGTTTCCTCATTATGCAGGTATGACGCAAAGAAAAGAGAAATGGGGTCATGTGAAAACGACTCTGACTGCTTCTGTAGGGCTAGTAGATGATACGCCTAATCAATCGCAGTACCCGCTGTTGATGAATTTAAGCGAAGGGCACTTACTCGTTTATGGGATGCCTGGGTCAGGAAAAACATCGTTCATTCAGACGCTTATGATGTCTTTAACGACTGCTTATTCACCAAAAGAGTTGAATATGTACCTTCTTGATTTTGGCCGTCAAATGAGAGCTTTCTCTGTGTTTCCCCACGTTGGGGACGTTATTTACGAAGAAGAGAAAGAAAAAATAAAGAGGATGTTTACGTTCCTGCTTCGTGAATTAAAAGACCGAAAAGAATTGTTTTCAACCGTTGGAGCGACAACTTTTGAAAGCTACAACCAGTCCAAGAACAATCATATCCCAGCCATTGTTCTCTTAATAGATGGTTATAGTAGCCTTAAAAGTCTTTATCCAGAAGAGCATGAACAGCTTGAAGTATTTCTGCGTGAGGGAGCCGCTTATGGCATGATAATGGTCGTCACTACCAATCAGACAGGCGATATGTATGAACGTTACCGAAATAATTTTGCATCCGTTGTCACGTTTGAATTAACCGATATGACGGACTATTATTTCGCGGTTGGAAGACCACATATCCAAACCAGTGACCTGCCAGCAGGCCGAGGATTTGTAAAAGGAAGCAATCCACCGCTGTCGTTCCAGAGCTTTCTTCCCTATGAGGGGGACAGTGAACTGGAGAAGAGCGCGTATATTCGACGTGTTGGCAATGCGATGAGTGATGAGTGGGGTGATGAGCATGCAAAATCAATTCCAACTCTTCCGAAAGAGGTATACTTAGAGAATTTAGAGACAGCAGCTGATCCTACTTCACTTGCGATCGCGATTGATGTGGATGACTTACAAACACAGTCTCTTCAACTGCGTGATGGAGAGAACGTATTGATTACAGGACGGGTGGAGTCAGGAAAAACATCGCTACTTCAATCGATGCTTCTAAGAATGTGTGATCAGTTTTCTCCAGATGCCATTGATATCTTTCTGATTGATCTAGAGCCAAAAGCAAGTGGGTTAAGCGGATATTCCACTTTCCCTCATATAAAAGGCTTTGCAATGGACTTTTCGCAAGTCAGCAGCCTATTTGAAGAAGTGGAAACCATTATTAGCGAGCGAAAACCACATAATATTGGAATGGCTGAGAGTCTTTCTGAAGAAGTCACCCCACCTGTTGTTGTGATCATTGATGACGCAGAGCATTTTATGCAGGAGATGAGCTTAGATTTTGAAGGAAAAGATCGTCTTGAACGATTGATCAAAGAGGGACGTCAAAAAAATGTCCATTTCATTATGGCAGGATCTTTAACTGCGATGAACAGTTATACACATGAAGCTTGGTTTATGAACTTTAAAAAGAAGTTTACCGGCTTCTTGCTAGGATCTACATTGAGCAATGATTTGTACTTTTTCAATATTCGACTTCCACACGATGAAACAGATCGAGAACTTCCAGCAGGAGATGGTTTCTTAATTAAAGGGAAGCACACGAAAATTCGTACGGCTTATCCATATGGTCCGACATTAGATAAGAAACAGTGGGAAAATCGAATTTTGTATGAGCATAACTATAACTCTAATGGTCAAAAAGTATGA
- a CDS encoding WXG100 family type VII secretion target, with translation MAGRILVSPEELERIAQQFRSGSESSRQQMARLQQALMSLEGKWDGQTKKRFFDQFEQSKQHMKVYTQLLDSIDQELRGVASRFRDVDSK, from the coding sequence ATGGCCGGACGTATTTTAGTATCACCAGAGGAGCTCGAAAGGATTGCACAGCAGTTTAGAAGCGGCTCTGAGTCTAGTCGTCAGCAAATGGCAAGGCTTCAGCAAGCCCTAATGTCACTAGAAGGAAAGTGGGACGGGCAAACGAAAAAGCGTTTCTTTGATCAATTTGAGCAGTCGAAGCAGCATATGAAAGTCTACACACAGCTATTGGATTCTATTGATCAAGAGCTACGAGGGGTCGCCAGCCGATTCCGAGATGTGGACTCAAAATAA
- the qoxC gene encoding cytochrome aa3 quinol oxidase subunit III, with protein MADLAHEKHDGPLEYATQESRLNILGFWIFLGAEIALFSTLFATYLVLNGRTGNSPTPQDLFELKDVMIETLLLLTSSFTCGLAVHEMRGGRVKSLITWLIITLLLGAGFLFMEISEFVHYVGEGATLQSSGFWSGFFVLVGTHGAHVTLGIFWMIFIIIQLTQRGLTSATARKVFIVGLYWHFLDVVWIFIFTLVYFKGMVN; from the coding sequence ATGGCAGATTTAGCACATGAAAAGCATGATGGCCCACTCGAGTATGCAACACAAGAAAGTCGCTTAAACATCTTAGGTTTCTGGATCTTCCTTGGAGCAGAGATTGCGTTATTCTCTACACTATTTGCTACTTACTTAGTACTAAATGGTCGTACAGGAAACAGCCCTACTCCTCAAGATTTATTTGAACTAAAAGATGTAATGATCGAAACTTTACTACTTTTAACAAGTAGTTTCACATGTGGTCTTGCCGTTCACGAAATGCGCGGCGGCCGCGTAAAAAGCCTAATCACGTGGTTAATTATCACATTGCTATTAGGTGCAGGATTCCTATTCATGGAGATCTCAGAGTTCGTTCACTACGTTGGTGAAGGGGCAACTCTTCAATCAAGTGGTTTCTGGTCTGGTTTCTTCGTTTTAGTTGGTACCCATGGTGCCCACGTAACGTTAGGTATCTTCTGGATGATCTTTATCATCATTCAATTAACACAGCGCGGATTAACGTCTGCAACGGCACGTAAAGTATTCATTGTTGGTCTATACTGGCATTTCCTTGACGTAGTATGGATCTTCATCTTTACGCTAGTTTACTTCAAAGGGATGGTGAACTAA